A region from the Tigriopus californicus strain San Diego chromosome 9, Tcal_SD_v2.1, whole genome shotgun sequence genome encodes:
- the LOC131886769 gene encoding homeobox protein cut-like isoform X2, with amino-acid sequence MQTAINPAPAARLTLSSGSPPSSNNHAQTSEGGTPPPSTTSGSEDIARRLQHALQKRVSLENGSKLNRDPSPDFSSKVDEDQMSTHRNHHYKASSNMPDLNEVKNARRIQASSHDVEAESAVQMKERVLHSRLQELSDKIRVTSGASGDRSEDLSSVSKSKGPVDMANVNGKLQELHDTLSRLRQDSEDQIQRLRQESQDATKTIEKLQSQLQQQSDYENLKREILLLKTQGVAGAVGSSSSTSSSSAPSNHPSAISPNDKQSSVASSLLSTVTSASSPTSNTPSLEMLFALERAKELQQQQQQQQQHQQQQQQQQQQQPNASAAAAIKAFTDIQGSASEQFPNLGGPMRHHPLFPSPTMPGMEALGLMNEEMMAQWRRSLEQSPLGGLGLTSAASPGRVGAPPTSLPALPSAPISPPNSNTTTPTSTPAISGSQRATSPVSPDLKDIRHRSSSNERSSPDDDIVDPRPSSQANGSKVSSEDEVTKSPIRLDSKSPIIRPEDSPMQSPLHQHFQNSPALSLSLPLSVPPLMSTGRIPKSDPMEGRLQDMLRYNMEKYSGQALDTLGISRRVRELLSIHNIGQRLFAKYVLGLSQGTVSELLSKPKCWEKLTEKGRDSYRKMHAWAYDDNAVLLLKSLIPRKGELMRTVGSNPLLMKDRSNPSMGSLTQPGFPFPPIVSSADSGMPDERIAKFLNQANKSLKDDNPMSLSNLLGLGDENPHERMSKIYQEELARIMQGQRNRLSDHQGKPDLPGLPPGLFPGLGAAAGLFPRGGHPDLQRAMDIYQQELSRLQQSALAAAIRAQNGKEDEIKEEQSRATPDKNHVDHGENGRPSNATPSPKSSPSSPNIASSPVVSLSDVSTMDLAASLSPLQRMASITNSLVTQPMMPNHGLSQSRPNKAVLPPITQQQFDKFQHLNTDEVVRRIKEILSQYSISQRLFGESVLGLSQGSVSDLLARPKPWHMLTQKGREPFIRMKLFLDDENAVHKLVASQYKIAPEKLMRTGSFGGSHLSPHAKLPKLPDFPPRLASLGDVPHLLGQNLFNPPPQDGSSSPCSLGDRPTPILDPLNLHRKLMAQQKGSSANSAVAPSLYEMAALTHELDTHAVTTKVKEILLANNVGQKLFGEAVLGLSQGSVSELLSKPKPWHMLSIKGREPFIRMQLWLTDPQSIEKLQVLKNERRDGGAKRKRIGGSGFDSSSDRSSPADPSDFYAADSPGGSAKKQRILFSDEQKVALKVAFSLEPYPSNTVTDFLSQELNLEARTISNWFHNHRMRLKQQLPHGVDTLPFGNREGQGGFEPVKFKLLCHQRMIELRTEDNNSNTSSNGGVGGLSNNQPLPGGVSSFLRQFGLPPVVTEGAGLDLTFKRDDNDKDSIAASSEDEDTKMDDDVTMSSSHSQALLSNPVGSRSRRKPAAPQWLRPEVKSSDDLNIEDDDRTNSPCGNANVKESLTINGVCVMNSLANRTNDSDNEEETEEEDESRTNNNTMSENSNGENAIKSEN; translated from the exons AGGGTCTCATTGGAAAATGGTTCCAAGTTGAATCGTGATCCAAGTCCCGATTTTTCGTCCAAGGTGGACGAAGACCAGATGTCCACTCATAGAAATCATCACTACAAAGCATCCTCCAATATGCCAGACCTAAACGAGGTGAAAAATGCCCGTCGGATCCAAGCATCCTCCCATGATGTCGAGGCCGAGTCTGCAGTTCAAATGAAGGAAAGAGTCCTTCACTCACGTCTTCAAGAG TTGTCGGATAAGATTCGGGTGACGAGTGGAGCTTCCGGAGACAGAAGCGAGGATTTGTCCTCGGTGTCAAAATCCAAAGGCCCTGTTGATATGGCCAATGTCAATGGGAAACTCCAAGAGCTTCACGATACCTTGTCTCGATTACGGCAAGACTCCGAGGATCAGATCCAGAGACTCCGGCAAGAATCTCAAGACGCCaccaaaaccattgaaaaactCCAATCTCAACTTCAGCAACAAAGTGACTACGAAAATCTCAAGCGCGAGATCTT GCTGCTCAAGACTCAAGGCGTGGCTGGAGCCGTGGGTTCATCCTCATCGACTTCGTCGTCTTCTGCCCCTTCCAATCATCCCTCAGCCATCAGTCCCAATGACAAACAGTCATCGGTGGCTTCGTCACTTTTGTCAACGGTCACCTCAGCCTCATCTCCGACTTCAAACACTCCATCCTTGGAGATGCTCTTCGCCTTGGAGAGGGCAAAGGAGctacagcaacaacaacagcagcagcaacagcatcagcaacaacaacagcaacaacagcaacaacaacccaaTGCCTCAGCTGCAGCCGCCATCAAAGCATTTACAGACATTCAAG gcTCGGCGAGTGAACAATTCCCCAACTTGGGTGGGCCCATGCGGCATCATCCGCTCTTCCCATCACCCACCATGCCGGGCATGGAGGCCCTAGGCCTCATGAATGAAGAGATGATGGCCCAATGGAGAAGGTCGCTAGAGCAGTCGCCCTTAGGAGGCCTGGGTCTCACCTCTGCCGCGTCCCCCGGTCGGGTCGGAGCCCCTCCCACGTCTCTCCCCGCACTTCCTAGTGCTCCAATTAGCCCTCCCAATTCCAACACCACCACTCCCACCTCCACACCTGCCATATCTGGATCTCAACGGGCGACCTCCCCGGTCTCACCTGATCTGAAGGACATTCGCCATCGGTCTTCTTCCAATGAGCGGTCCAGCCCGGATGACGACATCGTCGACCCTCGGCCCTCCTCTCAAGCCAATGGCTCCAAAGTGAGCAGTGAGGACGAGGTCACCAAAAGCCCGATCCGGCTGGACAGCAAGAGCCCAATCATCCGACCCGAGGATTCGCCAATGCAATCCCCACTTCATCAACACTTCCAAAACTCCCCGGCTCTGAGTTTGTCTCTGCCTCTGTCCGTTCCACCGTTGATGTCGACGGGACGGATCCCCAAATCGGACCCGATGGAGGGGCGTCTGCAAGACATGCTTCGATACAACATGGAAAAATACTCGGGTCAGGCCCTGGACACCCTTGGCATCTCCCGTCGGGTGCGGGAGCTGCTCTCGATTCACAACATTGGCCAACGTCTGTTTGCCAAATACGTGTTGGGCCTTTCTCAGGGCACGGTCAGTGAGCTCCTGTCGAAGCCCAAGTGTTGGGAGAAGCTCACCGAAAAAGGTCGAGATTCCTATCGCAAAATGCACGCCTGGGCCTATGATGACAATGCAGTGCTCCTGCTGAAGTCTCTCATTCCCAGGAAGGGCGAATTGATGCGCACTGTTGGTTCCAATCCACTTCTTATGAAAG ATCGATCTAATCCATCGATGGGCTCTCTAACTCAGCCAGGGTTCCCTTTTCCCCCGATTGTATCCAGTGCCGACTCCGGGATGCCCGATGAGAGGATTGCCAAATTCCTGAACCAAGCCAATAAATCACTCAAGGATGATAATCCCATGAGTCTGTCCAATCTTTTGGGATTGGGCGATGAGAATCCACATGAGCGTATGTCTAAAATCTACCAAGAAGAACTGGCCCGTATCATGCAAGGCCAAAGGAATAGATTGTCAGATCATCAGGGCAAACCAGATTTGCCAGGCCTCCCTCCCGGCCTGTTCCCAGGCCTGGGCGCTGCGGCTGGCCTCTTTCCTCGCGGTGGACACCCCGATTTGCAACGTGCCATGGATATCTATCAACAAGAATTGAGCCGACTTCAACAATCTGCTTTGGCTGCGGCAATACGAGCCCAGAATGGCAAAGAGGACGAAATCAAAGAGGAGCAATCTCGAGCCACACCAGACAAGAATCATGTGGACCACGGGGAGAATGGCCGCCCATCCAACGCAACACCATCTCCCAAGAGTTCGCCCTCCTCACCCAACATAG CCTCCTCTCCCGTGGTGTCTCTGTCGGATGTCAGCACTATGGACCTCGCAGCCTCACTCTCTCCACTGCAAAGGATGGCCTCGATTACCAATTCCTTGGTGACCCAACCCATGATGCCCAACCATGGCTTGTCTCAGTCCAGACCAAATAAGGCGGTCTTGCCCCCGATAACGCAACAGCAGTTCGACAAATTCCAACATTTAAACACTGACGAAGTGGTTCGAAGG ATTAAGGAAATCTTGTCGCAATATTCCATAAGCCAGAGGCTCTTCGGTGAGTCCGTCTTGGGCTTGTCCCAAGGATCCGTGTCAGATTTGCTAGCTCGGCCAAAACCATGGCATATGCTAACGCAAAAGGGTCGAGAGCCCTTCATTAGGATGAAACTCTTCCTGGATGACGAGAATGCGGTCCACAAGTTGGTTGCCAGTCAGTACAAAATTGCTCCCGAGAAACTCATGCGAACTGGAAGTTTTGGCGGATCTC ATTTATCTCCTCAtgccaaattgccaaaattgcCAGACTTCCCTCCACGACTTGCTTCCCTGGGAGATGTTCCTCACTTGCTCGGGCAGAACCTCTTCAACCCTCCACCGCAAGATGGGTCATCCTCACCTTGTTCCTTGGGGGATCGTCCCACACCAATATTGGATCCTTTGAACCTGCATCGAAAGCTCATGGCCCAACAGAAGGGCTCCTCAGCCAATTCGGCAGTGGCCCCGAGTCTCTACGAAATGGCGGCCCTCACTCATGAACTGGACACTCATGCCGTGACAacgaaagtgaaagaaattctATTGGCCAATAACGTCGGCCAGAAG TTGTTCGGAGAAGCTGTTCTCGGTCTGTCCCAAGGCTCCGTTAGCGAGCTGCTTTCTAAGCCCAAACCATGGCACATGTTGAGTATCAAAGGCAGGGAGCCATTCATTCGTATGCAATTGTGGCTCACTGATCCTCAGAGTATTGAGAAGCTTCAAGTGCTAAAGAATGAAAGACGAGATGGAGGCGCCAAAAGAAAACGCATCGGAGGAAGTGGATTTGATTCCAGCTCTGACCGTTCCTCGCCCGCTGATCCGTCTGACTTTTATGCAGCAGATAGTCCCGGGGGGTCAGCCAAGAAGCAAAGGATCCTCTTCTCGGATGAGCAGAAAGTGGCACTTAAAGTGGCCTTCTCTCTGGAGCCCTATCCCAGCAACACCGTCACCGACTTCCTCAGTCaggaattgaatttggaagCCAGAACCATCAGCAACTGGTTCCACAATCATCGCATGAGGCTGAAACAGCAACTGCCCCATGGGGTTGATACACTGCCCTTTGGCAATCGCGAGGGACAAGGTGGATTCGAGCCAGTCAAATTCAAACTACTTTGTCACCAACGCATGATCGAGCTAAGAACCGAGGATAATAACAGCAACACCAGCAGTAATGGGGGCGTGGGTGGTCTCTCCAATAACCAACCCTTGCCTGGGGGAGTCTCTTCGTTCCTCAGACAATTTGGCCTTCCTCCCGTTGTCACTGAAGGTGCAGGCTTGGATCTCACCTTCAAGCGAGATGACAACGACAAAGACTCCATTGCGGCGTCAAGTGAGGACGAGGACACCAAAATGGATGACGATGTCACCATGTCCTCGTCTCACAGTCAAGCTCTGCTCAGTAACCCGGTTGGCAGTCGCTCTCGACGAAAGCCAGCCGCTCCTCAATGGCTGCGTCCGGAGGTCAAGTCGTCCGATGATTTGAACATTGAAGACGACGACAGAACCAACTCGCCTTGCGGCAATGCAAACGTGAAAGAGAGTCTGACCATCAATGGGGTTTGTGTGATGAACTCTTTGGCGAACCGAACCAATGATTCCGACAATGAAGAAGAGACTGAAGAGGAGGATGAAAGTCGAACCAACAATAACACCATGTCGGAGAACTCCAACGGTGAGAATGCTATCAAGAGTGAAAATTGA
- the LOC131886769 gene encoding homeobox protein cut-like isoform X1, producing the protein MQTAINPAPAARLTLSSGSPPSSNNHAQTSEGGTPPPSTTSGSEDIARRLQHALQKRVSLENGSKLNRDPSPDFSSKVDEDQMSTHRNHHYKASSNMPDLNEVKNARRIQASSHDVEAESAVQMKERVLHSRLQELSDKIRVTSGASGDRSEDLSSVSKSKGPVDMANVNGKLQELHDTLSRLRQDSEDQIQRLRQESQDATKTIEKLQSQLQQQSDYENLKREILLLKTQGVAGAVGSSSSTSSSSAPSNHPSAISPNDKQSSVASSLLSTVTSASSPTSNTPSLEMLFALERAKELQQQQQQQQQHQQQQQQQQQQQPNASAAAAIKAFTDIQGSASEQFPNLGGPMRHHPLFPSPTMPGMEALGLMNEEMMAQWRRSLEQSPLGGLGLTSAASPGRVGAPPTSLPALPSAPISPPNSNTTTPTSTPAISGSQRATSPVSPDLKDIRHRSSSNERSSPDDDIVDPRPSSQANGSKVSSEDEVTKSPIRLDSKSPIIRPEDSPMQSPLHQHFQNSPALSLSLPLSVPPLMSTGRIPKSDPMEGRLQDMLRYNMEKYSGQALDTLGISRRVRELLSIHNIGQRLFAKYVLGLSQGTVSELLSKPKCWEKLTEKGRDSYRKMHAWAYDDNAVLLLKSLIPRKGELMRTVGSNPLLMKDRSNPSMGSLTQPGFPFPPIVSSADSGMPDERIAKFLNQANKSLKDDNPMSLSNLLGLGDENPHERMSKIYQEELARIMQGQRNRLSDHQGKPDLPGLPPGLFPGLGAAAGLFPRGGHPDLQRAMDIYQQELSRLQQSALAAAIRAQNGKEDEIKEEQSRATPDKNHVDHGENGRPSNATPSPKSSPSSPNIDIFSLASSPVVSLSDVSTMDLAASLSPLQRMASITNSLVTQPMMPNHGLSQSRPNKAVLPPITQQQFDKFQHLNTDEVVRRIKEILSQYSISQRLFGESVLGLSQGSVSDLLARPKPWHMLTQKGREPFIRMKLFLDDENAVHKLVASQYKIAPEKLMRTGSFGGSHLSPHAKLPKLPDFPPRLASLGDVPHLLGQNLFNPPPQDGSSSPCSLGDRPTPILDPLNLHRKLMAQQKGSSANSAVAPSLYEMAALTHELDTHAVTTKVKEILLANNVGQKLFGEAVLGLSQGSVSELLSKPKPWHMLSIKGREPFIRMQLWLTDPQSIEKLQVLKNERRDGGAKRKRIGGSGFDSSSDRSSPADPSDFYAADSPGGSAKKQRILFSDEQKVALKVAFSLEPYPSNTVTDFLSQELNLEARTISNWFHNHRMRLKQQLPHGVDTLPFGNREGQGGFEPVKFKLLCHQRMIELRTEDNNSNTSSNGGVGGLSNNQPLPGGVSSFLRQFGLPPVVTEGAGLDLTFKRDDNDKDSIAASSEDEDTKMDDDVTMSSSHSQALLSNPVGSRSRRKPAAPQWLRPEVKSSDDLNIEDDDRTNSPCGNANVKESLTINGVCVMNSLANRTNDSDNEEETEEEDESRTNNNTMSENSNGENAIKSEN; encoded by the exons AGGGTCTCATTGGAAAATGGTTCCAAGTTGAATCGTGATCCAAGTCCCGATTTTTCGTCCAAGGTGGACGAAGACCAGATGTCCACTCATAGAAATCATCACTACAAAGCATCCTCCAATATGCCAGACCTAAACGAGGTGAAAAATGCCCGTCGGATCCAAGCATCCTCCCATGATGTCGAGGCCGAGTCTGCAGTTCAAATGAAGGAAAGAGTCCTTCACTCACGTCTTCAAGAG TTGTCGGATAAGATTCGGGTGACGAGTGGAGCTTCCGGAGACAGAAGCGAGGATTTGTCCTCGGTGTCAAAATCCAAAGGCCCTGTTGATATGGCCAATGTCAATGGGAAACTCCAAGAGCTTCACGATACCTTGTCTCGATTACGGCAAGACTCCGAGGATCAGATCCAGAGACTCCGGCAAGAATCTCAAGACGCCaccaaaaccattgaaaaactCCAATCTCAACTTCAGCAACAAAGTGACTACGAAAATCTCAAGCGCGAGATCTT GCTGCTCAAGACTCAAGGCGTGGCTGGAGCCGTGGGTTCATCCTCATCGACTTCGTCGTCTTCTGCCCCTTCCAATCATCCCTCAGCCATCAGTCCCAATGACAAACAGTCATCGGTGGCTTCGTCACTTTTGTCAACGGTCACCTCAGCCTCATCTCCGACTTCAAACACTCCATCCTTGGAGATGCTCTTCGCCTTGGAGAGGGCAAAGGAGctacagcaacaacaacagcagcagcaacagcatcagcaacaacaacagcaacaacagcaacaacaacccaaTGCCTCAGCTGCAGCCGCCATCAAAGCATTTACAGACATTCAAG gcTCGGCGAGTGAACAATTCCCCAACTTGGGTGGGCCCATGCGGCATCATCCGCTCTTCCCATCACCCACCATGCCGGGCATGGAGGCCCTAGGCCTCATGAATGAAGAGATGATGGCCCAATGGAGAAGGTCGCTAGAGCAGTCGCCCTTAGGAGGCCTGGGTCTCACCTCTGCCGCGTCCCCCGGTCGGGTCGGAGCCCCTCCCACGTCTCTCCCCGCACTTCCTAGTGCTCCAATTAGCCCTCCCAATTCCAACACCACCACTCCCACCTCCACACCTGCCATATCTGGATCTCAACGGGCGACCTCCCCGGTCTCACCTGATCTGAAGGACATTCGCCATCGGTCTTCTTCCAATGAGCGGTCCAGCCCGGATGACGACATCGTCGACCCTCGGCCCTCCTCTCAAGCCAATGGCTCCAAAGTGAGCAGTGAGGACGAGGTCACCAAAAGCCCGATCCGGCTGGACAGCAAGAGCCCAATCATCCGACCCGAGGATTCGCCAATGCAATCCCCACTTCATCAACACTTCCAAAACTCCCCGGCTCTGAGTTTGTCTCTGCCTCTGTCCGTTCCACCGTTGATGTCGACGGGACGGATCCCCAAATCGGACCCGATGGAGGGGCGTCTGCAAGACATGCTTCGATACAACATGGAAAAATACTCGGGTCAGGCCCTGGACACCCTTGGCATCTCCCGTCGGGTGCGGGAGCTGCTCTCGATTCACAACATTGGCCAACGTCTGTTTGCCAAATACGTGTTGGGCCTTTCTCAGGGCACGGTCAGTGAGCTCCTGTCGAAGCCCAAGTGTTGGGAGAAGCTCACCGAAAAAGGTCGAGATTCCTATCGCAAAATGCACGCCTGGGCCTATGATGACAATGCAGTGCTCCTGCTGAAGTCTCTCATTCCCAGGAAGGGCGAATTGATGCGCACTGTTGGTTCCAATCCACTTCTTATGAAAG ATCGATCTAATCCATCGATGGGCTCTCTAACTCAGCCAGGGTTCCCTTTTCCCCCGATTGTATCCAGTGCCGACTCCGGGATGCCCGATGAGAGGATTGCCAAATTCCTGAACCAAGCCAATAAATCACTCAAGGATGATAATCCCATGAGTCTGTCCAATCTTTTGGGATTGGGCGATGAGAATCCACATGAGCGTATGTCTAAAATCTACCAAGAAGAACTGGCCCGTATCATGCAAGGCCAAAGGAATAGATTGTCAGATCATCAGGGCAAACCAGATTTGCCAGGCCTCCCTCCCGGCCTGTTCCCAGGCCTGGGCGCTGCGGCTGGCCTCTTTCCTCGCGGTGGACACCCCGATTTGCAACGTGCCATGGATATCTATCAACAAGAATTGAGCCGACTTCAACAATCTGCTTTGGCTGCGGCAATACGAGCCCAGAATGGCAAAGAGGACGAAATCAAAGAGGAGCAATCTCGAGCCACACCAGACAAGAATCATGTGGACCACGGGGAGAATGGCCGCCCATCCAACGCAACACCATCTCCCAAGAGTTCGCCCTCCTCACCCAACATAG ATATTTTCTCTCTAGCCTCCTCTCCCGTGGTGTCTCTGTCGGATGTCAGCACTATGGACCTCGCAGCCTCACTCTCTCCACTGCAAAGGATGGCCTCGATTACCAATTCCTTGGTGACCCAACCCATGATGCCCAACCATGGCTTGTCTCAGTCCAGACCAAATAAGGCGGTCTTGCCCCCGATAACGCAACAGCAGTTCGACAAATTCCAACATTTAAACACTGACGAAGTGGTTCGAAGG ATTAAGGAAATCTTGTCGCAATATTCCATAAGCCAGAGGCTCTTCGGTGAGTCCGTCTTGGGCTTGTCCCAAGGATCCGTGTCAGATTTGCTAGCTCGGCCAAAACCATGGCATATGCTAACGCAAAAGGGTCGAGAGCCCTTCATTAGGATGAAACTCTTCCTGGATGACGAGAATGCGGTCCACAAGTTGGTTGCCAGTCAGTACAAAATTGCTCCCGAGAAACTCATGCGAACTGGAAGTTTTGGCGGATCTC ATTTATCTCCTCAtgccaaattgccaaaattgcCAGACTTCCCTCCACGACTTGCTTCCCTGGGAGATGTTCCTCACTTGCTCGGGCAGAACCTCTTCAACCCTCCACCGCAAGATGGGTCATCCTCACCTTGTTCCTTGGGGGATCGTCCCACACCAATATTGGATCCTTTGAACCTGCATCGAAAGCTCATGGCCCAACAGAAGGGCTCCTCAGCCAATTCGGCAGTGGCCCCGAGTCTCTACGAAATGGCGGCCCTCACTCATGAACTGGACACTCATGCCGTGACAacgaaagtgaaagaaattctATTGGCCAATAACGTCGGCCAGAAG TTGTTCGGAGAAGCTGTTCTCGGTCTGTCCCAAGGCTCCGTTAGCGAGCTGCTTTCTAAGCCCAAACCATGGCACATGTTGAGTATCAAAGGCAGGGAGCCATTCATTCGTATGCAATTGTGGCTCACTGATCCTCAGAGTATTGAGAAGCTTCAAGTGCTAAAGAATGAAAGACGAGATGGAGGCGCCAAAAGAAAACGCATCGGAGGAAGTGGATTTGATTCCAGCTCTGACCGTTCCTCGCCCGCTGATCCGTCTGACTTTTATGCAGCAGATAGTCCCGGGGGGTCAGCCAAGAAGCAAAGGATCCTCTTCTCGGATGAGCAGAAAGTGGCACTTAAAGTGGCCTTCTCTCTGGAGCCCTATCCCAGCAACACCGTCACCGACTTCCTCAGTCaggaattgaatttggaagCCAGAACCATCAGCAACTGGTTCCACAATCATCGCATGAGGCTGAAACAGCAACTGCCCCATGGGGTTGATACACTGCCCTTTGGCAATCGCGAGGGACAAGGTGGATTCGAGCCAGTCAAATTCAAACTACTTTGTCACCAACGCATGATCGAGCTAAGAACCGAGGATAATAACAGCAACACCAGCAGTAATGGGGGCGTGGGTGGTCTCTCCAATAACCAACCCTTGCCTGGGGGAGTCTCTTCGTTCCTCAGACAATTTGGCCTTCCTCCCGTTGTCACTGAAGGTGCAGGCTTGGATCTCACCTTCAAGCGAGATGACAACGACAAAGACTCCATTGCGGCGTCAAGTGAGGACGAGGACACCAAAATGGATGACGATGTCACCATGTCCTCGTCTCACAGTCAAGCTCTGCTCAGTAACCCGGTTGGCAGTCGCTCTCGACGAAAGCCAGCCGCTCCTCAATGGCTGCGTCCGGAGGTCAAGTCGTCCGATGATTTGAACATTGAAGACGACGACAGAACCAACTCGCCTTGCGGCAATGCAAACGTGAAAGAGAGTCTGACCATCAATGGGGTTTGTGTGATGAACTCTTTGGCGAACCGAACCAATGATTCCGACAATGAAGAAGAGACTGAAGAGGAGGATGAAAGTCGAACCAACAATAACACCATGTCGGAGAACTCCAACGGTGAGAATGCTATCAAGAGTGAAAATTGA